In Anaerolineales bacterium, one DNA window encodes the following:
- a CDS encoding N-acetyl sugar amidotransferase, translating into MKYCTRCILPDTRPNIIINGDGVCNACRAHETKPNIDWSAREGAFREVVCNAKSHSQGYDCIIPVSGGKDSTWQVVKCLEYGMNPLAVTWKTPARTVLGSANLANLINLGVDHIDYQVSPKVEKKFMLKALEKYGSTAIPMHMALFSIPLKTAVRFNIPLVVWGENSAFEYGTTEDELTGFRLDGRWLRTYGVTHGTTAQDWISDELSRKELTPYFGPTDEEIEQAKVNAVFLGYYFKWDPKQSAEVAHQHGFRSRADGPKTGYYDYADIDDDFISIHHFIKWYKFGFTRLFDNLSLEIRNGRLTRDQAIDIVRNAGDQTPHADIEKFCRFSGIAVEHFFEIIENFRNLAVWEKQTSKWVIKDFLIPDWEWT; encoded by the coding sequence GTGAAATACTGCACCCGCTGCATACTGCCGGATACTCGACCCAACATCATTATCAATGGGGATGGGGTGTGTAATGCCTGCCGGGCACACGAGACAAAGCCGAATATTGATTGGTCGGCGCGTGAAGGCGCCTTTCGGGAGGTGGTTTGCAATGCCAAGTCCCACAGTCAGGGATATGACTGCATAATTCCTGTCAGCGGCGGCAAGGACAGCACCTGGCAGGTTGTCAAATGCCTTGAATATGGCATGAACCCGCTGGCAGTGACGTGGAAAACCCCCGCCCGCACCGTACTTGGATCGGCGAATCTTGCCAATCTCATCAATTTGGGGGTTGACCATATTGATTACCAGGTCAGCCCAAAAGTGGAGAAAAAGTTCATGTTAAAAGCTTTGGAGAAGTATGGTTCGACCGCCATTCCAATGCACATGGCTTTGTTCAGTATCCCGCTAAAAACCGCTGTACGATTTAATATTCCATTGGTGGTCTGGGGGGAGAATTCCGCATTTGAATATGGAACAACCGAAGATGAACTTACCGGTTTTCGGCTCGATGGTCGCTGGTTAAGAACCTATGGTGTTACGCATGGCACTACTGCTCAGGACTGGATTTCCGATGAACTTTCCCGAAAGGAATTAACTCCATATTTTGGTCCCACCGATGAGGAGATCGAACAGGCAAAAGTGAATGCCGTCTTTCTTGGTTATTACTTCAAGTGGGATCCGAAGCAAAGTGCTGAGGTTGCACATCAGCATGGATTTCGCTCGCGTGCCGACGGACCCAAAACCGGGTATTATGATTATGCTGACATTGATGATGATTTCATCTCCATCCACCACTTTATTAAGTGGTACAAGTTTGGCTTTACCAGGCTTTTTGACAACCTATCCCTGGAAATCCGAAACGGACGATTGACCCGCGATCAGGCCATTGACATTGTCCGAAACGCCGGCGATCAGACCCCACATGCTGATATCGAAAAGTTTTGCAGGTTCTCCGGAATTGCCGTGGAACATTTCTTTGAAATTATCGAAAATTTCCGTAATTTGGCGGTCTGGGAAAAACAAACAAGTAAATGGGTGATAAAGGATTTCCTTATACCTGATTGGGAGTGGACATGA
- the asnB gene encoding asparagine synthase (glutamine-hydrolyzing): protein MCGIAGYFGTKTIHSGNIQSCLGLMGQRGPDQAAYRQFTNGAGRKATMLFTRLAIIDLDERASQPFHAEDKWIIFNGEMYNYLERREELTAKNVSFRTESDTEVVLKAIHHQGWSILDRCEGMWAFALYDEKDGSFTLCRDRFGEKPLYIYRDSSGLYFGSEVKFIVALLGRKLEVNHDHLYRYLVNGYKALYKDGHAFFKDITELSAGTYLSINAEGRENARRYWTPLIEQDDSMSYEEAVAGTRERLIRSVELRLRADVPLAFCMSGGVDSNSLISIARRVFKYDVHGFTIVNTDARYEEQDMVEHAVKELGIRHTPINVDTSDFLAKLRGLVRYHDAPVYTITYYAHWMLAESIHNHGYRISVSGTAADELFTGYYDHHLAYLYEIQNDKPLHSTSLKAWEEHIKPIVRNPFLSDPDLFIKDKAFRDHIYLDADRFASYLTSTWSEPFEEQAYTDSLLRNRMLNELFHESVPVILHEDDLNSMYYSVENRSPFLDRDLFEFANSIPSRHLIQDGKAKSVLRDAMRGIAPDAIVDNRRKVGFNAPIFSFLDVKSKEVRRALLEDSPVFEYIQKDKVEALLSKENLPNSESKFLFNFLNTKMFLEEFQK, encoded by the coding sequence ATGTGCGGCATTGCCGGTTATTTTGGCACGAAAACGATTCATTCTGGGAACATCCAGTCCTGCCTTGGCCTGATGGGGCAGCGCGGACCGGATCAAGCCGCCTATCGTCAATTCACCAATGGTGCGGGACGCAAGGCGACCATGTTGTTCACGCGCCTTGCCATCATCGACCTTGATGAGCGCGCCAGCCAGCCATTTCATGCGGAAGACAAATGGATCATCTTTAATGGCGAGATGTATAACTATCTCGAACGCCGTGAGGAATTAACTGCGAAGAATGTCTCCTTCCGCACCGAATCGGATACCGAGGTGGTTCTTAAGGCAATTCATCACCAGGGTTGGTCTATACTTGATAGATGTGAAGGCATGTGGGCTTTTGCACTGTACGATGAAAAAGACGGTTCTTTCACTTTATGCCGTGATCGCTTTGGCGAAAAACCGCTTTACATATACCGCGATTCCAGCGGACTGTATTTCGGCTCTGAAGTGAAGTTTATTGTTGCTTTGCTTGGCCGTAAACTGGAAGTCAACCATGACCATCTTTATCGTTATCTGGTAAACGGCTATAAGGCGCTCTACAAGGATGGACATGCCTTCTTTAAAGATATCACCGAACTTTCCGCAGGCACGTATCTTTCCATTAATGCGGAAGGCCGTGAGAATGCCAGGCGGTATTGGACTCCGCTCATTGAACAGGATGATTCCATGTCCTACGAAGAAGCGGTTGCAGGGACGCGCGAGCGTTTGATCCGCTCGGTGGAGCTGCGCCTGCGCGCCGATGTGCCCCTTGCGTTCTGCATGAGCGGCGGCGTGGATTCAAATTCGCTTATCAGCATTGCCAGACGCGTTTTCAAGTACGATGTGCACGGCTTTACCATCGTCAATACCGACGCGCGTTATGAAGAGCAGGATATGGTGGAGCACGCCGTAAAAGAGCTGGGAATTCGCCATACCCCCATCAACGTGGATACAAGCGACTTCCTGGCGAAACTGCGCGGACTTGTCCGCTACCATGATGCGCCCGTATATACCATTACCTATTATGCCCATTGGATGTTAGCCGAAAGCATTCACAATCACGGGTATCGTATTTCGGTCAGCGGCACGGCGGCGGATGAACTGTTCACAGGGTATTACGACCATCACCTTGCTTATCTTTATGAAATTCAAAATGATAAACCATTGCATTCAACATCATTGAAAGCATGGGAAGAGCATATCAAGCCGATTGTCCGAAATCCATTTTTGAGTGACCCTGATTTATTTATTAAAGATAAAGCATTCCGCGATCATATTTATCTGGATGCAGACCGCTTCGCCTCGTACTTGACCTCAACTTGGTCTGAGCCATTTGAGGAGCAGGCATACACTGACAGCTTGTTACGCAATCGCATGTTAAATGAGTTGTTCCATGAGTCGGTGCCTGTAATTTTGCATGAGGACGATTTAAATTCAATGTATTACTCAGTTGAAAACCGTTCGCCCTTCCTGGACCGCGACCTGTTTGAGTTTGCAAACAGCATTCCATCCCGCCATTTGATCCAGGACGGCAAAGCCAAATCTGTTTTGCGGGACGCCATGCGTGGAATTGCACCGGATGCCATTGTGGACAATCGCCGTAAAGTCGGCTTTAATGCGCCCATCTTCTCGTTTTTGGATGTGAAGAGTAAAGAAGTGCGCAGGGCATTGCTTGAAGACAGTCCTGTTTTTGAATATATCCAAAAGGATAAAGTTGAAGCATTGCTCTCAAAGGAGAACCTCCCTAATAGCGAAAGCAAATTCCTGTTTAATTTTTTGAATACCAAGATGTTTTTGGAGGAATTTCAAAAGTGA
- a CDS encoding N-acetylneuraminate synthase family protein, with protein MKIGNRDLTRERILIAEIGNNHEGDSRLAIELAHAAIESGADVVKVQIIDPERLVNISQTQRIEQLTRFRLPVQTFEEMAKIAHAKGALFMASAFDVDSLEAINPLLDGIKIASGDLDFHPLLVKAAGLGKPIILSTGMSTLAEIRTSVDVIASSLKSGPLVDHLALLHCVSLYPASLTDANLKVIQTLRETFNLTVGYSDHTLGIESAVASLGLGARIIEKHFTLDKTRTSFRDHALSADPADMRRLADVMHQYDAMLGSGEKDISTAEAGMGEAARRSIVAAKDLSAGVILVESDLDCIRPRNGLPPAEISSLIGKKLKTSLKRHDIFLKEHVE; from the coding sequence ATGAAGATAGGCAATCGCGATTTAACCCGCGAAAGAATCTTGATCGCTGAAATTGGAAACAACCACGAAGGAGATTCAAGGCTGGCAATTGAGTTGGCACATGCCGCTATTGAATCGGGCGCGGATGTTGTTAAAGTTCAAATCATTGATCCTGAACGTTTGGTAAACATCAGCCAAACCCAGCGCATTGAACAACTCACGCGCTTTCGTTTGCCTGTGCAAACATTTGAAGAGATGGCAAAGATTGCTCACGCAAAAGGCGCATTGTTCATGGCATCTGCATTTGATGTGGATTCACTCGAAGCGATTAATCCATTGCTTGATGGGATTAAAATCGCATCGGGTGATTTGGATTTTCATCCATTACTCGTCAAGGCCGCAGGGCTTGGCAAGCCGATCATTCTTTCAACGGGTATGAGTACATTGGCTGAGATAAGAACATCGGTGGATGTTATCGCTTCTTCTCTTAAGTCAGGCCCGCTCGTTGATCATTTGGCGCTGCTTCACTGTGTCAGTTTGTATCCTGCATCTTTAACGGACGCGAACTTAAAAGTCATCCAAACTTTACGGGAGACTTTTAATCTCACAGTCGGTTATTCCGACCATACACTGGGAATTGAAAGCGCAGTCGCTTCTTTGGGTCTGGGAGCGCGGATCATCGAAAAGCATTTTACGCTTGATAAAACCCGCACTTCCTTCCGTGATCATGCTCTTTCGGCAGACCCGGCTGACATGCGCCGCCTTGCGGACGTGATGCATCAATACGATGCCATGCTTGGCTCAGGCGAGAAGGATATTTCCACAGCAGAAGCAGGCATGGGCGAAGCAGCGAGGCGCAGTATCGTCGCGGCAAAAGATTTATCCGCAGGAGTCATCTTGGTTGAATCAGATCTTGATTGTATTCGTCCACGGAATGGATTGCCGCCTGCTGAAATTTCATCTTTGATCGGCAAAAAATTAAAAACATCATTGAAACGACACGATATTTTCTTGAAAGAGCATGTGGAGTAA
- a CDS encoding GNAT family N-acetyltransferase encodes MRFDLDTWLGGLFGCEVFRGSLDKDETLEPGSVFSEGLLPRRAFYYAKVPVTSVAQVGALTTAGFRVIDVNVAFERQPQDISSNETIIIRDVKPEDETDVLKIAESSFIYSRFHLDPQVSKELADKIKREWIANYIRKQRGERLLVAEINGKPVGFLAILVTNEKIGVIDLIGVDKNMQAQGIGKRLVQFHINDAAGKYSRLLVGTQIANIPSMRLYQTCGYKISNSTFVLHAHVNEGKVI; translated from the coding sequence ATGAGATTTGATTTAGACACGTGGCTTGGCGGCCTCTTTGGCTGTGAGGTCTTCAGAGGCAGTCTTGACAAAGACGAAACCCTTGAGCCAGGGAGCGTTTTTTCAGAGGGTTTGCTTCCGCGCCGTGCTTTCTATTATGCCAAGGTGCCGGTCACATCTGTTGCACAGGTTGGCGCGCTGACAACGGCCGGGTTTCGCGTGATTGATGTCAATGTGGCCTTTGAACGTCAGCCGCAAGATATTTCATCGAATGAAACTATCATTATTCGTGATGTGAAGCCAGAAGATGAAACAGATGTATTGAAAATTGCTGAAAGTTCATTTATCTATTCTCGTTTTCACCTTGACCCTCAAGTTTCAAAAGAACTGGCAGACAAGATCAAACGAGAGTGGATTGCGAACTACATCCGTAAGCAACGAGGCGAAAGACTTTTAGTGGCTGAAATAAACGGCAAGCCTGTAGGTTTTTTGGCAATACTCGTTACAAACGAAAAAATTGGCGTGATTGACTTGATTGGTGTTGATAAAAATATGCAAGCACAAGGCATTGGCAAAAGGCTGGTTCAATTTCATATCAACGATGCTGCGGGAAAATATTCCCGCTTATTGGTTGGCACGCAAATTGCAAACATTCCATCCATGCGTTTGTATCAAACTTGTGGTTACAAAATTTCAAATTCAACCTTTGTTTTGCACGCCCATGTAAATGAAGGCAAGGTAATTTAA
- a CDS encoding NAD(P)-dependent oxidoreductase: MKTELIPLEDRRIAIIGGAGFIGHNLALALKQKGAQVDIIDGLQVNNLLSFASSDAADNPNRDLYVKVINQRLELLREAGIPLHVQDARDYHGLSHTLDKIKPQVIIHLAAISHAGKSNKDPYSTFDHSLRTLENALDNARGQVEHFIFLSSSMVYGNFLTEEVEETHPLDPIGIYGALKVAGEKMVIAYQQVFDLPYTIIRPSALYGPRCVSRRVGQIFIESAMKGGVLKIDGDGGEKLDFTYIEDLTNGIEKVIQHPKSRNQIFNMTYGKSRSINDLVGIIKEHFPEAPVEFVQRDNLMPFRGTLSVKKLDDLIGYKPTHPIDIGFPKYIKWYKELDPSGKFWMDIKVSG; this comes from the coding sequence ATGAAGACCGAATTGATTCCATTGGAAGACAGGCGCATTGCCATCATCGGCGGCGCGGGCTTTATCGGGCACAACCTTGCGCTGGCGTTAAAACAAAAAGGCGCACAGGTTGATATCATTGACGGCTTGCAGGTTAACAATCTTTTATCTTTTGCATCATCAGACGCTGCTGATAACCCCAACCGCGACCTGTATGTAAAAGTGATCAACCAGCGGCTTGAATTGCTGCGTGAAGCAGGCATTCCCCTGCATGTGCAGGACGCGCGTGATTATCATGGGCTTTCGCATACGCTGGATAAGATTAAACCGCAGGTCATCATTCACCTCGCGGCGATTTCCCATGCAGGCAAGTCCAACAAAGACCCTTATAGTACATTCGATCACAGCCTGCGTACCTTGGAAAACGCACTTGATAATGCCCGTGGGCAGGTGGAACATTTTATTTTCCTCTCCTCCAGCATGGTCTATGGGAACTTCCTTACCGAAGAAGTGGAAGAAACTCATCCGCTTGACCCGATCGGTATTTACGGCGCCTTGAAGGTGGCTGGCGAAAAAATGGTGATTGCCTATCAACAAGTTTTCGATTTACCATATACGATCATTCGCCCTTCTGCTTTGTATGGACCTCGCTGCGTCAGCCGCCGTGTGGGACAGATCTTCATCGAAAGTGCCATGAAAGGCGGAGTTTTGAAGATCGACGGCGATGGCGGTGAAAAACTGGATTTCACTTATATTGAAGACCTCACCAATGGGATTGAAAAAGTGATTCAACACCCAAAGTCACGCAATCAGATTTTTAATATGACCTACGGAAAATCCCGCTCGATCAACGACTTGGTTGGCATCATCAAAGAACACTTCCCCGAAGCGCCTGTGGAATTTGTCCAACGTGATAATCTTATGCCTTTTCGCGGCACATTAAGCGTTAAGAAATTGGATGATTTGATTGGCTACAAACCAACTCATCCAATTGACATTGGCTTTCCAAAATATATTAAATGGTACAAAGAACTTGACCCCAGCGGCAAGTTCTGGATGGATATCAAGGTCAGTGGATGA
- a CDS encoding DegT/DnrJ/EryC1/StrS family aminotransferase, with protein sequence MTTRNLPFGKPWIGDEEKQAVLEVLSGDVLTHGPQSKAFEEEFAKYMGGGYCVSVSSGMAALHLSYLEMGIGAGDEVIVPAETHVATAHAVEMVGAKPVFLDCEPGTGNIDASKLESLITKKTKAISMVHFLGVPCDMDAIMKVADKHGLKVIEDCALAIGSRYKGTHVGLIGDTGCYSFYPVKHITTGDGGMFVTKHKEVAARVSKIRGFYVDKTFSERSIPGMYDTLGLGLNYRMSDINASIGRQQLKRMGVIRERREANFNALKSGLSKISGISILDSQSKDALSSFYCLSLVLEKPLDAKRIEIVKKLNAAGVGTSVYYPQPVPRMSYYQNKYGYNAADFAQAERISDQSIALPVGVHLTTDDMRYIAETFSSVLKELH encoded by the coding sequence ATGACAACTCGAAACCTTCCTTTCGGAAAACCCTGGATTGGCGATGAGGAAAAACAAGCGGTGCTCGAAGTGCTTTCCGGCGATGTGCTGACGCATGGTCCGCAGAGCAAGGCCTTTGAAGAGGAATTCGCAAAATACATGGGCGGCGGATATTGCGTATCGGTTAGTTCCGGCATGGCGGCGTTGCACTTGAGTTATCTTGAAATGGGGATCGGTGCAGGCGATGAAGTGATCGTACCTGCTGAGACACATGTGGCAACGGCTCATGCCGTGGAAATGGTTGGGGCGAAACCTGTATTTTTAGATTGTGAACCAGGAACGGGCAATATTGATGCGTCCAAATTGGAAAGTCTAATCACAAAAAAAACCAAAGCCATCAGCATGGTGCATTTTCTTGGCGTGCCGTGTGATATGGATGCAATCATGAAGGTTGCTGATAAACATGGTTTGAAAGTGATTGAAGATTGTGCCCTGGCCATTGGTTCGCGTTATAAAGGTACGCATGTCGGTTTGATCGGTGACACAGGCTGTTATTCGTTTTACCCCGTCAAACATATTACCACTGGTGATGGAGGCATGTTTGTCACCAAACATAAAGAGGTTGCGGCGCGAGTTTCAAAAATTCGCGGTTTTTATGTGGATAAAACGTTTTCCGAACGCTCCATCCCCGGCATGTACGATACGCTGGGGCTTGGTTTGAACTATCGCATGAGTGATATCAACGCTTCCATCGGTCGTCAACAATTAAAACGTATGGGTGTGATTCGCGAAAGGCGTGAAGCGAATTTCAACGCGTTGAAATCCGGGCTTTCCAAAATATCCGGTATTTCTATTTTAGACTCGCAAAGCAAGGATGCGCTTTCCAGTTTTTATTGTTTGAGCCTTGTGCTTGAAAAACCGTTGGATGCAAAACGCATCGAGATTGTGAAGAAATTAAATGCCGCAGGGGTCGGCACAAGCGTGTACTATCCACAACCTGTGCCGCGCATGTCGTATTATCAAAATAAATACGGTTACAATGCCGCAGACTTTGCACAAGCGGAAAGAATCAGCGACCAATCCATTGCTTTACCTGTGGGTGTGCATCTGACTACGGACGACATGAGATACATTGCCGAAACATTTTCTTCTGTTTTGAAGGAGCTACATTAA
- a CDS encoding Gfo/Idh/MocA family oxidoreductase encodes MKRLGVAVVGLGIGEKHLRAYQKDSRCEIRWVLDHNHVKAKNLAEETGAGAASDYQAIVSDETVKIVSIASFDDDHASQVIQALIAGKHVFVEKPMCQTVEQLKKIQQIWSVQNGRLKLASNLILRATPVYQWLKDRIQTGELGKIYSFDGEYLYGRLHKITDGWRNAVENYSVMEGGGVHLIDLMLWLINERPQTVFSMGNRISTEGTKFRYNDFVESIMQMESGLVAHITANFGSVHRHQHVVRVFGTKGTFIYDDMGARVHWNRDEDQKAEMLSMPTLPADKGDLIPDFISAVLDDRDIREQTQVVFDGISISAACDRALITKRLETIDYL; translated from the coding sequence ATGAAGAGGCTGGGTGTGGCCGTTGTTGGGTTGGGTATCGGTGAAAAGCATTTACGGGCATATCAAAAAGATTCTCGTTGTGAAATCCGCTGGGTGTTGGATCATAATCATGTAAAGGCGAAGAATCTGGCTGAGGAAACAGGAGCAGGTGCCGCGTCAGACTATCAGGCGATTGTGAGTGATGAAACTGTAAAAATTGTTTCCATCGCCTCGTTTGATGATGATCATGCGAGTCAGGTTATCCAGGCATTAATTGCCGGCAAACATGTGTTCGTGGAAAAACCGATGTGTCAAACCGTCGAACAGTTGAAGAAAATTCAACAAATTTGGTCGGTGCAAAATGGAAGGTTGAAGCTTGCTTCAAATTTAATTTTGCGAGCGACGCCTGTGTATCAATGGTTGAAAGATAGAATACAAACGGGTGAGCTTGGAAAAATCTATTCATTTGACGGTGAGTATTTATACGGACGTTTACATAAAATAACAGACGGCTGGCGCAATGCGGTTGAAAATTATTCTGTGATGGAGGGCGGCGGCGTGCATTTGATTGATTTGATGTTGTGGTTAATTAACGAACGCCCGCAAACTGTTTTTTCGATGGGCAATCGTATTTCAACCGAGGGCACGAAGTTTCGGTATAACGATTTTGTAGAATCCATCATGCAGATGGAATCCGGTTTGGTGGCGCACATTACGGCCAACTTTGGAAGCGTGCATCGGCATCAGCATGTGGTGCGTGTGTTTGGTACCAAAGGCACGTTTATTTATGATGATATGGGCGCGCGTGTACATTGGAATCGTGATGAAGATCAAAAAGCAGAGATGTTAAGTATGCCAACCCTGCCTGCTGATAAAGGTGACCTGATCCCCGATTTTATTTCGGCGGTATTGGACGATAGGGATATTCGCGAACAGACACAGGTTGTATTTGACGGAATAAGCATAAGCGCTGCTTGTGACCGCGCTTTGATCACAAAAAGATTGGAGACAATTGATTATCTATGA
- a CDS encoding NTP transferase domain-containing protein, with protein MNINLIIQARMSSSRFPGKVLAPVNGKPMISHVVERLNRAFNKSAIIIATSDETSDAPLALYGHSLGVTVFRGSLNDVFERFRVCLQENPCDWFFRVSADSPYLNSKILTTMASYVDDSLDLITNVQKRTFPHGHSLELLNAKTFCRIDPSRLSADDREHVTKFYYAHTGEFRILNFENMDPDYARLNFVVDTLDDLRRVEELENTVGSDFIPQVKVTAE; from the coding sequence ATGAACATTAACCTTATTATTCAAGCACGGATGAGTTCCTCCCGCTTTCCGGGTAAAGTGCTGGCACCTGTCAATGGCAAACCGATGATATCTCATGTCGTTGAACGTTTGAATCGTGCATTCAATAAGTCGGCAATCATCATTGCCACAAGTGATGAAACATCAGATGCCCCACTGGCTTTGTACGGGCATTCCTTGGGTGTCACCGTATTTCGCGGTTCGTTAAATGATGTGTTTGAAAGATTCCGGGTTTGCCTGCAGGAAAACCCATGTGATTGGTTTTTTCGAGTCAGCGCAGACAGTCCCTACTTGAACAGCAAGATTTTGACAACAATGGCTTCGTATGTGGACGACTCTTTGGATTTGATCACAAATGTGCAGAAACGGACGTTTCCACACGGCCACAGTTTGGAATTGTTGAATGCGAAGACATTTTGCAGGATTGACCCCAGCCGATTATCTGCCGATGACCGCGAACACGTGACAAAATTTTATTATGCCCATACGGGCGAGTTTCGAATTTTGAACTTTGAAAATATGGACCCTGATTATGCCAGGTTGAATTTTGTCGTGGATACATTGGATGATTTACGCCGCGTGGAGGAATTGGAAAACACTGTTGGGTCTGATTTCATCCCGCAAGTGAAAGTAACCGCTGAATGA
- a CDS encoding DegT/DnrJ/EryC1/StrS family aminotransferase, translated as MIPLVDLTAQYHSIKEEIDAAVSSTLESGHFILGPQVTKFEESIASYLGVKHAIGLASGTDALVIALRALNVGAGDEVIIPAYTFFATAGTVMSVGAKPVFVDIDPQTYQIDAGRIQAAITPKTKAIIPVHLYGHPAEMDPILAIAREHGLMVIEDNAQGFGAEYRGRKAGALSDIGCLSFFPTKNLGAFGDGGMAVTNDAALAERMHMLRTHGWKKKYYSEEVGYNSRLDALQAAILQAKFPHVDEWNRKRRELAHRYSEHLAPLGVVTPVEHEWGRHVYHLYIVRSAKRAALQAFLKQKRIASDVYYPLPPHLAVPCRKFGYKEGDFPHSELASRETLALPLYPELTEAQQDEVIAAVKEFTG; from the coding sequence ATGATCCCATTGGTCGACCTGACGGCGCAGTATCATTCCATCAAAGAGGAGATCGATGCGGCGGTGTCCTCGACATTGGAGTCGGGGCATTTTATTTTGGGTCCGCAGGTGACGAAGTTCGAGGAGAGCATTGCTTCGTATCTGGGTGTAAAGCATGCCATCGGGCTGGCGTCGGGGACGGATGCGCTGGTGATCGCATTGCGCGCGCTGAACGTCGGCGCGGGCGATGAAGTGATCATCCCTGCCTATACGTTTTTTGCGACGGCGGGCACGGTCATGTCGGTCGGCGCAAAGCCGGTCTTCGTGGATATCGACCCGCAGACCTATCAAATTGACGCGGGCAGGATTCAAGCCGCGATCACGCCGAAGACGAAGGCGATCATCCCCGTGCATTTGTATGGGCATCCCGCCGAGATGGATCCGATCCTTGCGATCGCTCGTGAACATGGCTTGATGGTGATCGAGGATAACGCGCAGGGATTCGGCGCGGAATATCGTGGCAGGAAGGCCGGCGCATTGAGCGACATCGGCTGTTTGAGTTTCTTCCCGACCAAGAACCTCGGCGCGTTCGGCGACGGGGGCATGGCCGTGACGAATGACGCCGCGCTTGCCGAGCGGATGCACATGCTGCGCACACACGGCTGGAAGAAGAAGTATTATTCGGAGGAGGTCGGTTACAACAGCCGCCTCGATGCCCTGCAGGCTGCGATCCTGCAGGCGAAGTTCCCGCACGTAGATGAATGGAACCGGAAACGCCGCGAACTGGCGCATCGTTATAGTGAACATCTGGCGCCGCTGGGAGTCGTCACGCCTGTGGAGCACGAATGGGGCCGGCATGTGTATCATTTGTATATCGTTCGCTCTGCGAAGCGCGCTGCGTTGCAGGCGTTCCTGAAGCAGAAGAGGATCGCCTCCGATGTGTATTATCCTTTGCCGCCGCATCTGGCTGTGCCTTGCCGCAAATTTGGATACAAGGAAGGCGACTTCCCGCACTCGGAACTGGCTTCCCGCGAGACGCTGGCGCTTCCGCTTTACCCGGAGTTGACCGAGGCACAGCAGGATGAGGTCATCGCGGCGGTGAAGGAGTTTACAGGTTGA
- a CDS encoding DapH/DapD/GlmU-related protein, translating to MVDYFVHESSYIDDGAQIGPGTKIWHFCHVMPNARIGGGCNIGQNVLVSSGVTIGENVKIQNNVSLYTGVIVEDDAFLGPSMVFTNVINPRSHVSRKDEYQTTLVRKGASIGANATIVCGVTLGTYCFVGAGAVVTKDVPDYALVYGSPASVRGWMCQCGEQLAFEGDRAACQSCGDAYRKQDSVVIPERGEE from the coding sequence ATGGTTGATTATTTTGTTCACGAATCCAGTTATATAGACGACGGCGCGCAGATCGGCCCCGGCACGAAGATCTGGCATTTCTGCCACGTGATGCCGAATGCAAGAATCGGCGGAGGCTGCAACATCGGTCAGAATGTGCTGGTCTCTTCCGGCGTGACCATCGGAGAGAATGTCAAGATCCAGAACAATGTTTCGCTGTACACCGGTGTGATCGTCGAGGACGATGCCTTTCTGGGACCCTCGATGGTCTTTACGAATGTGATCAACCCGCGCAGCCATGTCAGCCGCAAGGACGAATACCAGACCACGCTGGTGCGCAAAGGCGCATCGATCGGGGCGAATGCGACCATCGTGTGCGGCGTGACGCTGGGCACCTATTGTTTTGTCGGCGCGGGCGCGGTGGTGACGAAGGATGTGCCGGATTACGCGCTTGTCTACGGTTCGCCGGCCAGCGTACGCGGCTGGATGTGCCAGTGCGGCGAGCAGCTGGCGTTCGAGGGGGATCGGGCAGCCTGCCAAAGCTGCGGCGATGCCTATCGGAAACAGGATTCAGTCGTTATTCCGGAAAGAGGCGAAGAATGA